In the genome of Sebastes umbrosus isolate fSebUmb1 chromosome 14, fSebUmb1.pri, whole genome shotgun sequence, one region contains:
- the elof1 gene encoding transcription elongation factor 1 homolog, producing the protein MGRRKSKRKPPPKKKMTGNLDVQFTCPFCNHEKSCDVKMERTRNTGIISCSVCLEEFQTPITYLSEPVDVYSDWIDACEAANQ; encoded by the exons ATGGGGCGCAGAAAGTCAAAGAGAAAGCCACCtccaaagaaaaaaatgacGGGTAACCTGGACGTCCAGTTCACCTGCCCGTTCTGTAACCACGAGAAATCCTGCGATGTCAAAAT GGAACGAACACGCAACACAGGAATTATATCATGCAGTGTTTGCTTGGAGGAGTTCCAGACTCCTATAACCT ATCTGTCCGAGCCGGTGGACGTTTACAGCGATTGGATCGATGCCTGTGAAGCAGCCAATCAATAG
- the tmem205 gene encoding transmembrane protein 205, giving the protein MAAEGDPADLVKVLHLLVLSFSWGMQVWVSFIAGFALVWQVSRHTFGLVQSKLFPVYFYCLLGSNVVSLAVFAVYHPKELLDWHESVQMGLYLVALGMTGLNAQWFGPAATEVMFQMREVEEEHGLGNQIGLGSQKEAYAKLKEQDPKYRALKRTFGRYHGVSNLCNLIGFICTTTNLIYTALNLSTI; this is encoded by the exons ATGGCAGCAGAGGGCGACCCCGCAGACCTGGTCAAAGTGCTACACCTTCTGGTGCTCTCTTTCTCCTGGGGAATGCAGGTCTGGGTCTCCTTCATAGCAG GTTTTGCGTTAGTGTGGCAGGTGAGTCGGCACACGTTTGGCCTGGTGCAGAGTAAGCTCTTCCCCGTGTACTTCTACTGCCTGCTGGGTAGCAACGTTGTCAGCCTGGCTGTGTTTGCCGTGTACCACCCCAAAGAGCTGCTGGACTGGCATGAAAGTGTGCAG ATGGGTCTGTACTTGGTGGCGCTGGGCATGACGGGCCTGAACGCCCAGTGGTTCGGCCCAGCGGCCACCGAGGTGATGTTCCAGatgagggaggtggaggaggagcatGGCCTGGGGAACCAGATCGGCCTGGGCAGCCAGAAAGAGGCGTACGCTAAGCTCAAAGAGCAGGACCCCAAGTACAGAGCCCTCAAGCGCACGTTTGGCCGCTACCACGGTGTGTCCAACCTCTGCAACCTGATCGGGTTCATCTGCACCACGACTAATTTAATCTACACAGCTCTGAATTTATCCACCATTTAG
- the cnn1b gene encoding calponin-1 translates to MSQHFRSGPSFGLSAEVKSKLAGKYDPQKEEELRLWIQDVTGKRMGDGFMESLKNGALLCELINVLQPGSVRKVNNSTQNWHQLENIGNFVRAITEYGLKPHDLFEANDLFENVNHTQVQSTLIALAGMAKSKGFHSKYDLGVKYAEKHQRRFAPEKLKEGRNVIGLQMGTNKLASQKGMTSYGTRRHLYDSKMAMDNPLDQSTISLQMGTNKGASQAGMTAPGTRRHIFDKKLDLENCDTTTISLQMGTNKVASQQGMTSYGQPRQVYDNKYCSNPTEAYYNNGSEAEFDGYNQYSD, encoded by the exons ATGTCACAACACTTCAGAAGCGGACCATCCTTCGGTCTGTCTGCAGAGGTCAAGAGTAAG TTGGCAGGGAAGTACGACCCCCAGAAGGAAGAGGAGCTGAGGCTGTGGATTCAGGATGTGACAGGCAAAAGGATGGGGGACGGCTTCATGGAGAGTCTGAAGAATGGAGCCCTGTTGTGCGA ACTCATTAATGTGCTCCAGCCAGGTTCTGTGAGAAAGGTCAACAACTCCACTCAAAACTGGCACCAG CTGGAAAACATAGGGAATTTTGTCCGCGCGATCACAGAGTACGGCCTGAagccacatgacctctttgagGCAAACGATCTGTTTGAGAATGTCAACCACACTCAGGTCCAGAGCACGCTCATCGCTCTGGCTGGCATG gccaAGTCCAAAGGTTTCCACTCCAAATACGACTTAGGAGTGAAGTACGCTGAGAAGCATCAGCGGCGTTTCGCTCCAGAGAAGCTCAAAGAGGGACGCAACGTCATAGGCCTGCAG ATGGGCACCAACAAGCTCGCCAGCCAAAAGGGCATGACCTCTTACGGCACGCGGCGCCATCTGTATGATTCCAAGATGGCCATGGACAACCCGCTGGACCAATCTACTATCAGCCTACAGATGGGCACCAACAAGGGAGCCAGCCAG GCTGGCATGACAGCCCCGGGAACTAGGAGGCACATCTTCGACAAGAAGCTGGATCTGGAGAACTGTGACACCACCACCATCTCTCTGCAGATGGGCACCAACAAAGTGGCCTCCCAGCAGGGCATGACCAGCTACGGCCAGCCTCGCCAGGTCTACGACAACAAGTACTGCTCCAACCCCACTGAGGCCTACTACAACAACGGGAGTGAGGCGGAGTTTGATGGCTACAACCAGTACTCTGACTAA